The following coding sequences lie in one Arachis ipaensis cultivar K30076 chromosome B03, Araip1.1, whole genome shotgun sequence genomic window:
- the LOC107631893 gene encoding LOW QUALITY PROTEIN: transcription factor MYB88-like (The sequence of the model RefSeq protein was modified relative to this genomic sequence to represent the inferred CDS: deleted 1 base in 1 codon), translating to MKKQEEQCNRESKKKGHIVTWTQEEDDILREQIGIHGTENWAIIASKFKDKTTRQCRRRWYTYLNSDFKKGGWSPEEDLLLCEAQKLYGNRWTEIAKVVRGRQPCWRQMDLYEDSPASSEYSTGSTILPLSAGDIMEHSSHRDIETEMKTTQIEDKKEADGCERGVLVTATLDQDMLLNSEEQINNDSAVSASSRVEFGSPVQVTPIFRSLAAGIPSPEFSESERNFLRKTLGVESPSLNPSAQPSQPPPCKRALLDSLQS from the exons ATGAAGAAACAGGAAGAACAGTGTAACAGAGAATCTAAGAAGAAGGGTCACATTGTAACTTGGACTCAAGAG GAAGATGATATACTGAGAGAGCAGATTGGTATCCATGGAACTGAAAA TTGGGCAATTATTGCTTCTAAATTCAAGGACAAAACGACAAGACAGTGCAGAAGAAG ATGGTACACTTACTTGAATTCTGATTTCAAGAAAGGTGGATGGTCACCAGAGGAAGACTTGCTCTTATGTGAG GCTCAAAAATTATATGGCAACAGATGGACAGAAATAGCGAAAGTGGTTCGAGGGAGG CAGCCATGTTGGAG GCAAATGGATCTGTATGAAGACTCTCCAGCCAGTTCTGAATACAGTACAGGATCAACTATCCTCCCTCTCTCAGCTGGTGACATTATGGAACACTCTTCACACCGGGATATAGAAACTGAAATGAAAACCACACAAATTGAAGATAAGAAAGAAGCAGATGGATGTGAGAGAGGTGTTCTAGTTACTGCAACCCTGGATCAAG ATATGCTGCTGAATTCGGAAGAACAAATAAACAATGATAGCGCTGTTTCTGCCTCATCAAGAGTGGAGTTTGGTTCCCCTGTTCAAGTAACTCCGATATTCAGATCTTTGGCTGCAGGGATTCCCAGCCCAGAATTTTCGGAAAGT GAAAGGAACTTCTTAAGGAAAACACTAGGAGTGGAGTCTCCATCTCTCAACCCAAGTGCTCAACCATCACAACCGCCACCCTGCAAAAGAGCCCTACTAGACAGTTTACAATCCTAG